In Burkholderia lata, the DNA window AAGCCGAATTCCTGAAGCAGCTGCGCCACCTGCCGGCCGCACTGAACAGCGTGCTCGCACTCGAGCCGCAGATCATCGCGTGGTCGGAGGAATTCGCACGCAAGGAAAACGCACTGTTCCTCGGCCGCGGGCTGCACTACCCGATCGCGCTCGAAGGCGCGTTGAAGCTGAAGGAAATCTCGTACATCCACGCCGAGGCCTATCCGGCCGGCGAACTGAAGCACGGGCCACTCGCGCTCGTCACGGAAGCGATGCCGGTCATCACGGTCGCGCCGAACGACACGCTGCTCGAGAAGCTGAAGTCGAACATGCAGGAAGTGCGTGCGCGCGGCGGTGAGTTGTACGTGTTCGCCGATGCCGATACGCAGATCGTCAACGACGACGGCCTGCACGTGATCCGGATGCCGGAGCATTACGGGCAACTGTCGCCGATCCTGCACGTCGTGCCGCTGCAATTGCTCGCGTATCACACCGCGTGCGCGCGCGGCACCGACGTCGACAAGCCGCGGAACCTCGCGAAATCGGTGACGGTGGAGTAAAACCGGTCGCCGGGATGGCCCCTGCCGGGCCGTCCCGGGCGCGTACCGGCGTGAAGCAGGCCATTCGGCCAGGTCGAAATATATACCACGTAGTGGTATATAATCCTGTGCAAACTCGAACGGCCCGACATGCCTGCTTCCGTACGACGCGTCTTCAAGACGAAGTGGTTTCACAAGGCAGCGAGAAAATCAGGCATCGCCGATGCCGAACTCTGCCGCGCGGCGCAGGAACTGGCACGCGGCCAGGGCATCGCGCTCGGCGGCAACGTCTGGAAAATGCGCCTGGACGGCAATCGGCAGCGCGGCATCGTGCTGAGCAAGGTCGGGCGGGCGTGGGTGTTCGTGTTCCTGTTCGCGAAGCGCGATCGGGACAACATCGACGCACGCGAACTGCGCGCCTTCAGAAAGCTCGCCGCGGATATCGGCTGCCGCAGCGACACCGAGATCGCGACGCTGATCGCACTGAAAGAGCTTGTGGAGATTTGCAATGGCTAAGAGTCGATTCAAGAGCGATGCGACGGAGGCGATCCACAGCGCCGCGTCGGGCCTCTATCGCGCCAAGCTGATCGACAAGAAGACGATGCGCGAGTACGACGATCTCTGCATCGAGGCCGCCCCGCAGTTCGATCCGGAAGCGATCGCCCGCATCCGCAAATCCGTCAACGTCAGCCAGAGCGTGTTCGCGCTCTACCTGAACACGACAGCGTCGACGATCCGCCAATGGGAACAGGGCGACAAGCGGCCAAGCGGCATCGCGGCCCGGATGCTCCAGATCGTCGAGAAGCATGGGCTCGAGGTGTTCTCCTGAGCCGCTGCCCCGAATGCGCATGCACGGCCGGCCGAACGCGGGTCGCAAGGAATATGACGGAGAGACAATGGTGAGACTGATTGGATGCGGTGTGCTGGCGCTGACGTTCGCGTCGACGGGCTGGGCCGCCGAGCATTATGTCGAGGTCTGGAACCCGCCCGAGGCGCGGCATCCGGCAGCTCATGCGCCGGATGCCCGTACCCCGGCCGCGCACACGGGTGCCGACGCGCGCGCTGGCAAGAGCGCCGAGAAGCACGCGAATGCGACGCCCAAAGCTGCCGTGAAGCCGCACAAGCGCCGCGTCGCGCAGGCCGTGAAAGCCGGTTCGCATCGTCCGCCCGCGGCCGAGACGCCGGCCGCCCCGCGCCCCGTCGCGCAGCCCGCACCGGGTCGCCTGACGGTGATGCAACCGGCTGCGCCCGATGCGCAGCACGCACTGAATTACTCCAACATCCCGCGTCAATACACGCCGGACGGCAACGTGCTGCAGGTCGGCACGCACGGCCGCTCCGCGGAGGTGACTCGATAATGGAAGCGCAAACCTACCACGGCTACCAGATCTGGGGCCACGCGATCCTGCAGCAGGACGAGATCCTGCAACCCGAGCGCTTCGCGGCGAGCGGCACGATCACGCAGAACAACAAGCTGGTCGAGGCATCCGGCGTGCTCGGCGTGTTCGACACCGAAGACGACGCGCGCGACGCGGGGCTCGAATGGGCTCGCGCCTGGATCGACAGCCACCGCTGAGCAGGCACGGCGTGCGCAATCGGCACGCCGTCGTCACCGCATTGCACGGGCCGGCCGCGAAACGCACATGAAAAAAGGGGCGTCATGGACGCCCCTTTTTTATTCGAACCCGGACCGCTCAGGCTGCAGGCCGTGGCGGGCGCACCGCCGCCTGCGGCCGGCCGACGAGCCGTGCCAGCCCGACAATCGCGGCCAGCGTCGCGAGATACGCGACGATCTGGATGCCCGCCGGTCGTGCGGTATAGCCGATCAGCGTATGCAGCGCCTTGCCGACGATGCTGGTTTCCTTGAGCAGCCACGACGTATCCCAGATCACATCGCCCCATGACGGCACGAGGCCGGCCGCGAGCAGGAAGCCGACGCACTGGCTTGCCATCCCTGCCGCGAGCAGCACGATCAGCCAGTTGGTGACGGAGAACAGGCGCTTCAGCGGAATCTGCAGCAGGCCCGCATACATCCCGTAGCCGAGCCCGGCGCCGCCCAGCACACCCAGCAACCCGCCGACGATCATCTGCGGCGTCTGCCCCGGATCGCCCGCCGCGATGCCGTACAGGAACAGCACGGCCTCGGAGCCTTCGCGCAGCACCGCGACACCCACCACGATCGCCAGCCCCGTCAGCGGCTTGCTGCCGGCCGCGACGGCACGCCCGACCTCGGTCATCTGCATCGCCATCTCGCGGCCGTGCCGGCTCATCCAGATGCTGTGCCACGCGAGCATCAGCGTCGCGACGAACATCACGCCCGCGTTGAAGACCTCCTGCCCCATGCCGGACGCCCACTGCGAAATCACGTCGGCGAACGCGGCGATCAGGCCGGCGCCGATCACGCCGCCCACCAGCCCGCTGCCGACCCACCAGCCGCGCCGCGGCACGCCCTTCGTGGCGGCCATCACGATCGACACCACCAGCGCGGCCTCGAGCACTTCACGAAAGACGATCAGGGCAGTAGACAACATGGCGATATGGCCTTACTTGACGGTCAGGTGCGTCTTCGACTGCGCTTCGTGATACTCGTCGTGGAATTCGTACGTGCCGGCCTTCAGCGGCCCGACCAGGATCTCCACCGACTTGCCGGCGGGCACGACCTTCTCCGCCTTGAAGTCGTCGCTCTCGAATTCGGCGGGCGTCGCGTCGAGGTTCTTCACGACGAACTTCACCTTCTTGCCGGCCGGGATCGTCACGCCGTCCGGCGAAAACTTGTGGTCCTTCAGGGTCAGGTTGACGACATCGTCGGCCGCGAAGGCGGACGTTGCCGATGCGCCCAGCAGTGCCAGCGCGAAGCCGAAAGCAAAACGGTTCATGTGGGTAACGAATTGAAATATCGAAGGGAGCTGATACTAAGATCGATTCGCATTTCCAACTCGCGTACCCTTACTGGCGGCATGGTGATCCCGCTTCATGGATCGCCGTCGCGCGTTGCCCGGCAAGGCATCCGCGCCGCTTGGCCCGGAACGTTGCGCCGTCAATCGGGAGAAGTTCCGAATGACGTCAACGGCCCGATCGCGATTCATCAGACTTCACGTTTACAACATGCTGTCGCCGCACCATGCCCACGACACCGATTTTCGGCGACACGCGTACGCTTGACCTTCCCACCGTGGCAAGCTTCATGCTGTCGATGCTTGTCAATCGTCAACTCAGGAGAACACGATGGAATTCGAAGTCCAGGACATGACCTGCGGCGGCTGCGCCAACGCCATCACGCGCGCGGTGACGGCCGCCGATCCCGCCGCGAAGCTCGACATCGACGTCGCGGCGAAGATCGTCAAGGTCGAATCGGCACAAGGCGCCGAGCGCGTGCAGTCGATCATCGAAGCCGCCGGCTTCCACCCCGCGCTGCGCGCCGCCTGACGCCCGCGCGCCGCGACCCGCGGGCACACCGCCGTAAGGCGCTGCGCCCGCGGCCCGGTTTCGCGTCAGCGCAGCCGGATCAGCGTCGACTTCAGCTCGGTGTACTTCTCGAGCGCATGCAGCGACTTGTCGCGGCCGTTGCCCGACTGCTTGTAGCCGCCGAACGGGAAGTTCATGTCGCCGCCCTCGTCGTAGCAGTTCACCCAGACGGTGCCCGCACGCAGCCGGCGCGACACGTCGTGCGCGGTCGTCAGGTTCGACGTCCACACGGCCGCGGCCAGCCCGTATTCGGTGTCGTTCGCGATCCGCACGGCCTCGTCGACATCGTCGAACACGATCACCGACAGCACGGGCCCGAAGATCTCCTCGCGTGCGATCTTCGCATCGGGCTTCACCTCAAACACGGTCGGCTCCACGTAGAAGCCACCCGTTTCCTCCTTCACGCGCGCACCACCCGTGACGAGCTTGCCTTCGCTGCGCCCGGCTTCGATATAGCCGAGCACGCGCTCGAGCTGGATGCCGTCGACGATCGCCCCCATCGACACCGACGGATCGAGCGGATTGCCGGGCACGTACGCGCGCGCGGCCGCGACGAGCTTCTCGATGAACGCATCCTTGATGTCGCGATGCACGAGCAGCCGCGAACCTGCCGTGCACATCTCGCCCATGTTGTAGAAGATCGCGCCGGCGGCTGTCTGTGCCGCGCGGTCGAGATCGGGACAATCGGCCAGCACGATGTTCGGCGACTTGCCGCCGAGTTCGAGCCACGCGCGCTTCAGGTTCGACTGCGCGGCGTACTGCATGATCAGCTTGCCGACCGCCGTCGAGCCCGTAAACGCGATGCAGTCGACGTCGCGATGCAGCGCGAGCAGCTTGCCCGGCTCGCCCGCACCCGGCACGACGTTGAACACGCCGGCCGGAATGCCCGCCTCGTAAGCGAGCTGCGCGACGCGGATCGCGGTGAGCGGCGATTTCTCCGACGGCTTCAGCACCACGCTGTTGCCGGCCGCGAGCGCCGGGCCGAATTTCCATGCGGCCATCAGGATCGGGAAATTCCACGGCACGACGGCGGCCACCACGCCGACCGGCTCGCGCGTGACGAGGCCGACGAGATGATGATCGGCCGGCGCAACCTCGCCGCCCACCTTGTCGATCGCTTCCGCAAACCATTCGACGCAATACGCGGCGCCCGGCACGTCGACCGTCGTCGTGTCGCCGATCGGCTTGCCGGCGTCGAGCGTTTCGAGCAGCGACAGCTCGTCGAGATGCTCGCGCATCAGCGCGGCCCAGCGCAGCAGCACGGCCTTGCGCGCACGCGGGTTCAGCCCGGCCCACACGCCCGCGTCGAACGCGCGGCGCGCGGCCGCGACGGCCGCGTTCACGTCGGCTTCGCCGCAGTCGGCGACCTTCGCGAGCACGCGGCCGTCGATCGGGCTCACGCAGTCGAACGTCTTGCCGCCGTGCGCGTCGCGCGACGCGCCGTCGATGAATGCGCGCCCTTCGATCTTGAGCGACGCCGCCTTGTCCTGCCAGTCAGCCAAAGTCAACTTGTTCATCAGGATGCCTCAGTTTTTTGGCATTCGCGATGCAGCACGCCGCTGCGCATGACGCGCAGCCGGCCGGCAGCGAATGCAGTGACGCGCGGTGGGAAGGTCAGAAGGTCGCCGGCGAATTGGCCGAGACGACCTCGCAGATCAGGTCCGCGCTGGGATTGCGAAAACGGTGCGGCAAACGGCTTTCGAAGTAGTAGCCGTCTCCGGGGTCGAGCAGCCACGTCGCGCCGTCGACGGTCAGCTCGAGCCGCCCCGACACGACGCCCCCGCCCTCGTGCCCCGCGTGCACGAGCATCTCGGGCCCCGTATCGGCCTGCGGCTGGTAGATCTCGCGCAGGATGCACATGTTGCGGTCCTTCATGCTCGCGCCGACCAGGTGAAACGCGAGCGTGTCGTTGCCGAGGTTCGGCATCTCGTCGCGACGCGACACGACCGTACGCGATTCGACGAGCTCGAACGTGAAGAACTCCGCGAGACTCATCGGGATGCATTCGAGCAATTTCTTCAGCGAGCCGACCGACGGGCTCACGCGGCCCTGTTCGATCAGCGAGATCGTGCCGTTGGTCACGCCGGCCCGCTTCGCGAGTTCGCGCTGCGACAGGCCATGCTTGTTGCGCACGAAACGCAGGCGCTCGGCGACTTCGGTGGACATCGATTCGGTTTCGGACACGATAAGTGCGATGACAAAGTGAAACGACGCGGTGGACAGCCGTTGAATATTCTAATCACTTTATGCCGCACATCAGCGGGGAAAACCCTGAAAGGCGTTCGAAATAATGAACACCGCGCACATTATTCCGTTTGCGAATCTTTTGTTCGCACTGCTCGGGAAAGCCCTGATGCAGCACCGTTAAAAAACATTTGACGCCGTTTTTGGCTCGTATATGCTGGCTCTCAGGTTAGCGTCATCAAGCTTTCATGGGCAGCAAAAAACGTTATCGCAACGCAAAAATTGATGCCCATCAATGTAAATAACGCGTAACCGGCGCCTTGATTATTTTAAACGCCCAGCGCGTCGAAACGGTCAGGTGTTCAATACTTTCAACAACCCAGTCGAGTGTAATCGTGAGAGTCCGTGGCCCTCTGGTGAGGTGGGATCGAGGCGATGTGCGAAGTTTGCGCAGCGCGGCGCCCGCTTCCGACGACGGCAGTTGCGGCTGGCATAGTCCTCGCCTGCTTCATCTGTCGATCTACACCATCCTGTCCCGTCGTTCCGTTCGGCGTCACAACGCCGTTTCCGCACGCGCATTCGTCGCCGTCGATACCGACGAAGTGGCGTCGCTGCTGCCGTAGCGCCTCTCCTTTCTTTACGTCGTTCGTTTCGCCTGCTGATTCGCCAACCGCATCGTCCGTGCGGTGACGGAACGCGTTCGCGCATTCGTTGCCGCGTCGCGTGTCGCAAAGAAACGAACGACGGCCTGATCGTCGCGCGCAGCGCGGATCGCCACGTCATCCCGTTGCGCCCATTCACCAGCGGCCCTGCGTCTCACGCAAGGCTGCGGGGTTGTTGCACGCCGGCGTTTCGCCACATCCGGCAAGACGGACGCAACAACCCTCCGGATAACTGATTGACGTCATGGAAAGAAGGAAACCCCTCGTCGGCATCACCGCCGACCACACGCAAATCGGCGCGCACGCGTCGCATACGGTCGGCGACAAATACGTCGCCGCGATCGTCGACGGCGCGCAAGCGTTCGCGATGGTGCTGCCCGCGCTCGGCGAGCGCCAGTCGGTCGACGACGTACTCGACACGGTCGACGGCCTGCTGTTTACCGGCAGCTACTCGAACGTCGAGCCGCACCTGTACGGCGGCGAACCGAGCGCACCGGGCACGAAGCACGACCCGGCCCGCGACGCGACCACGCTGCCGCTGCTGCGCGCGGCGATCGCCGCGGGCGTGCCCGTGCTGGCCGTCTGCCGCGGCTTCCAGGAGCTGAACGTCGTCTGCGGCGGCACGCTGCACCAGCGCGTGCATGAAGTGCCGGGCTTCGCCGACCACCGCGAGGACGACGACGCGCCGATGGATACGCAGTACGGCCCCGCGCACGTCGTGCGCCTCACGCCCGGCGGCAAGCTGCACGCGCTCGCCGGCGGCCGCGACGAAGTGCACGTGAACTCGCTGCACAAGCAGGGCATCGCGCAGCTCGGCTCCGGCCTCGCCGTCGAGGCCGTCGCGCCAGACGGGCTGATCGAAGCCGTGAGCGTCGTCGATGCACCGGCTTTCGCCCTCGCCGTCCAGTGGCATCCGGAATGGCGCCATGCGCAGGACCCGCTGTCGAGCGCGATCTTCCGCGCCTTCGGCGATGCCTGCCGCGCCCGCCGCGCCACCCGCACGCGTGCCACGGCCGCTGCCGCGCTCGCCTGAGCGCCGACCCAACCAACGAGAACAGACATGCATGACATCGAAGATTTTCTGAAGCAGCACCGGATCACTGAAGTCGAAGCGATCATTCCCGACATGGCCGGCATCGCGCGCGGCAAGATCACGCCGCGCAACAAGTTCACTTCCGGCGAATCGATGCGCCTGCCGCAGGCCGTGATGGTGCAGACCGTCACCGGCGAATACCCGGAAGACGGCTCGCTGACCGGCGTGACCGACCCCGACATGGTGTGCGTGCCCGACGCATCGACGATCCGCCTGATCCCGTGGGCCATCGACCCGACCGCGCAGGTCATCCACGACTGCGTGCACTTCGACGGCTCGCCGGTCGAGATCTCGCCGCGCTACGTGCTGCGCCGCGTGCTCGACCTGTACAAGGCGAAGGGCTGGAAGCCTGTCGTCGCGCCCGAGCTCGAGTTCTACCTGGTCGACATGAACAAGGATCCCGACCTGCCGCTGCGCCCGCCGGTCGGCCGTACGGGCCGCCCCGAAACGGGCCGCCAGTCGTATTCGATCGAGGCCGTCAACGAGTTCGACCCGCTGTTCGAGGACATCTACGAGTACTGCGAAGCGCAGAACCTCGACATCGACACGCTGATCCACGAAGTCGGCGCCGCGCAGATGGAGATCAACTTCATGCACGGCGACGCGCTGTCGCTGGCCGACCAGGTGTTCCTGTTCAAGCGCACGGTGCGTGAGGCCGCGCTGCGTCACAACATGTACGCGACGTTCATGGCCAAGCCGATGGAAGACGAACCGGGTTCGGCGATGCACGTGCACCAGAGCATCGTCGACGAGGAAACGGGCCAGAACCTGTTCACGTCGCAGGAAACCGGCGGCGCGACGTCGATGTTCTACAACTACCTCGCGGGGCTGCAGAAGTACACGCCGGCGCTGATGCCGATCTTCGCGCCGTACATCAACTCGTATCGCCGCCTGTCGCGCTTCATGGCCGCGCCGATCAACGTGCAGTGGGGCTACGACAACCGCACGGTCGGCTTCCGCATCCCGCACTCGGGCCCGTCGGCACGCCGCATCGAGAACCGCATTCCGGGCGTCGACTGCAATCCGTACCTCGCGCTCGCCGCGACGCTCGCGGCCGGCTATCTCGGCATGACCCAGCGCCTGGAGCCGACCGAGCCGCTCGTCAGCGACGGCTACGACCTGCCGTACCAGCTGCCGCGCAACCTCGAGGAAGGGCTGACGCTGATGGCCGCCTGCGAGCCGCTCGGCGAGATCCTCGGCCACAAGTTCCTGAAGGCGTATTTCGCGCTGAAGGAAACCGAATACGAAGCGTTCTTCCGCGTGATCAGCTCGTGGGAACGCCGCCATCTGCTGCTGCACGTCTGAGCGTGCACCCAACCGAATACGGAATCACGGAGGAAACATGACGTACCGCAACGAATCTGCCTGGATCCAGCCGGCCGCACCGAGCGCCACGGCCGCCGCACCGCGCGCGACGCAGGCGCGCACGACCGCCGAATACCGCGCGCTCGACGCCGCGCACCACATCCACCCGTTCTCGGACATGGGCGCGCTGAATCGCGCAGGCAGCCGCGTGATCGTGAAAGCCGACGGCGTCTACCTGTGGGACTCGGACGGCAACAAGGTGATCGACGGGATGGCCGGCCTCTGGTGCGTGAACGTCGGCTACGGCCGCAAGGAACTCGCCGACGCCGCGTATCGCCAGATCCAGGAACTGCCGTTCTACAACACGTTCTTCAAGACCACGCACCCGCCGGTGATCGAACTCTCCGCGATGCTCGCGGAAGTCACGCCGAAGGGCTTCAACCACTTCTTCTATTGCAACAGCGGCTCGGAAGGCAACGACACCGTGCTGCGCCTCGTGCACCAGTACTGGCGCGTGCAGGGCCAGCCGCAGAAGAAGTTCGTGATCTCGCGCAAGAACGGCTATCACGGCTCGACGATCGCCGGCGGCACGCTCGGCGGGATGGGCTACATGCACGAGCAGATGCCGTCGAAGGTCGAGAACATCGTGCACATCGACCAGCCGTATTTCTTCGGCGAAGCGGCCGCCGGCGAAACGCCGGAAGCATTCGGTCTTGCCCGCGCGCAGCAACTCGAAGCGAAGATCCTCGAACTCGGCGCGGAGAACGTCGCCGCGTTCATCGGCGAGCCGTTCCAGGGCGCGGGCGGCGTGATTTTCCCGCCGTCGACGTACTGGCCGGAAATCCAGCGGATCTGCCGCAAGTACGACATCCTGCTGGTGGCCGACGAAGTGATCGGCGGCTTCGGCCGTACCGGCGAATGGTTCGCACACCAGCATTTCGGCTTCGAGCCCGATCTCATCACGATGGCGAAGGGCCTCACGTCGGGTTACGTGCCGATGGGGGCCGTCGGCATTCACGAGCGCGTGGCGCGACCGATCATCGACAACGGTGAATTCAACCACGGCCTCACGTACTCGGGCCACCCGGTGGCGGCAGCCGTCGCGGTCGCGAACCTGAAGCTGCTGCGCGACGAAGGGATCGTCGAGCGCGTGAAGAACGACACGGGCCCGTACTTCCAGGCGCTGATGCGCGAAACCTTCGCGCGTCACCCGATCGTCGGCGAGGTGCACGGCCACGGCCTCGTCGCGAGCCTGCAGCTCGCCGAATCGCCGGCCGAACGCCGCCGCTTCGCGAACGGCGGCGACGTCGGCACGATCTGCCGCGATTTCTGCTTCAACGGCAACCTGATCATGCGTGCGACCGGCGACCGGATGCTGCTGTCGCCGCCGCTCGTGATCTCGCGGCCGGAAATTGATGAACTCGTATCGAAGGCGAAAAAAGCAGTCGATGCAACCGCCCAGCAATTGGGTATTTCGTAACGGTTTTGCCTATAGGCGTGCGGCGGGCGCCGCACGCCGCCATAACCAGGGGAATTCCACCATGCGTGCCTGCTTTCTTCGCCAAGCCTGTTCCGTTGCCGCCCTTGCCGCCGCGGCCGCGTTCACGTCGGTCGCCAGCCCGACGGCACACGCGGCCGACGAGCTGAATGTCTACAACTGGTCCGACTACATCGCACCGGACACGATCCCGAACTTCCAGAAGCAGACGGGCATCCACGTCAAGTACGACAACTACGACAGCGACGACACGCTTCAGGCGAAGCTGCTGGCCGGCAGTTCGGGCTACGACATCGTCGTGCCGACGTCGAACTACATGGCCAAGCAAATCCAGGCCGGCGTGTACCAGAAGCTCGACAAGTCGAAGCTGCCGAACCTCGCGAACCTCGACCCGCTGCTGATGAAGATGATCGCGGATGCCGATCCGGGCAACCAGTACGGCGTGCCCTGGGCGTACGGCACGGACGGCATCGGCTACAACGCGCAGGCAGTGAAGAAGGCACTCGGCGACAAGGCGCCGGTCGACAGCTGGGCACTCGTGTTCGACCCGGCCAACATGGAAAAGCTGAAGGGCTGCGGCGTATCGTTCCTCGACCAGGCCGTCGACGTGTTCGCCGCCACGCTGCAATACATGGGCAAGAACCCGAACAGCACGAATCCCGGCGACTACCAGGCTGCGTTCGAAGTCCTGAAGAAAGTCCGCCCGTACATCACCCAGTTCAACTCGTCCGGCTACATCAACGACCTCGCGAACAACGACGTGTGCGTCGCGCTCGGCTGGTCGGGCGACGTCGGCATCGCGCATCGCCGCTCGGCCGAAGCGAAGCGTTCGTACGACATCAAGTTCTCGAACCCGAAGGAAGGCGGCCTGCTGTGGTTCGACGTGATGGTGATCCCGAAGGATGCACCGCACCCCGAGGCCGCCCTGAAGTGGATCAACTACGTGTCCGATCCGAAGGTCAACGCGGCGATCACCAACACGGTGTTCTACCCGACCGCGAACAAGGCCGCACACCAGTTCGTCACGCCGGCCGTCGCGCAAGACCCGACCGTCTACCCGCCGGAAGACGTGCTGAAGAAGATGGTGCTGATGAAGCCGATGCCGGCCGACATCCTGCGCCTCCAGAACCGCCTGTGGGCCCAATTGAAGACCGGCCACTGATCGCCCAGCATTCCGGCGGTGCAGGCAACGCTTCACGCCTGCCCGCCTGAGATCCGCGGACCTCCGTCCGCCCGCGCGCGCCGCGCGCACTGTTCCATCCGGCACGAGCCGTCGTCCGTGAGTCGCATTGCGCGCCTCGCGCGGGGACGCTCACGCCTGCAATCCGTGAAGAACGAATGGTGAATCCCATGCAATCGATACCCTCTTCCGCTGCTGCACGACAGACCCAACCGGCCCCCGCGGCCCGTACGCAAAACGACGCTTTCGTGCGCATCGAAAACGTCGTGAAGAAATTCGGCGACAGCACCGCCGTCGACAACGTGAACCTGACGATCGCGAAGAACGAGCTGTTCGCGCTCCTCGGCAGCTCGGGCTGCGGCAAGTCGACGTTGCTGCGCATGCTCGCCGGTCTCGAGACGGCCACCTCCGGCAAGATCTTCGTCGACGGCGAAGATCTCGCGTCGCTGCCGCCGTATCGCCGCCCGGTGAACATGATGTTCCAGTCGTACGCGCTGTTCCCGCACATGACGGTCGAATCGAATGTCGCATTCGGCTTGAAGCAGGAAGGCACGCCGAAGAATGAGATCAAGGAGCGCGTGGCCGATGCGCTCGCACTCGTGCAGATGAGCAAGTACGCGCAGCGCAAGCCGCACCAGCTCTC includes these proteins:
- a CDS encoding polyamine ABC transporter substrate-binding protein; translation: MRACFLRQACSVAALAAAAAFTSVASPTAHAADELNVYNWSDYIAPDTIPNFQKQTGIHVKYDNYDSDDTLQAKLLAGSSGYDIVVPTSNYMAKQIQAGVYQKLDKSKLPNLANLDPLLMKMIADADPGNQYGVPWAYGTDGIGYNAQAVKKALGDKAPVDSWALVFDPANMEKLKGCGVSFLDQAVDVFAATLQYMGKNPNSTNPGDYQAAFEVLKKVRPYITQFNSSGYINDLANNDVCVALGWSGDVGIAHRRSAEAKRSYDIKFSNPKEGGLLWFDVMVIPKDAPHPEAALKWINYVSDPKVNAAITNTVFYPTANKAAHQFVTPAVAQDPTVYPPEDVLKKMVLMKPMPADILRLQNRLWAQLKTGH